From Alkalinema sp. FACHB-956, one genomic window encodes:
- a CDS encoding CCE_0567 family metalloprotein, translating to MTTPTATDLQAQIKRLNSKAGQLKMDLHDLAEGLPTDYDRLIEAATTTYEIYHQIHQLKQQLKQLEALA from the coding sequence ATGACGACTCCAACCGCAACCGATCTGCAAGCCCAAATTAAAAGGCTCAACAGCAAAGCAGGGCAACTCAAAATGGATTTGCATGATCTCGCAGAAGGTTTACCTACGGACTACGATCGTCTGATTGAAGCGGCGACCACCACGTACGAGATTTATCATCAGATCCATCAGCTCAAACAACAGCTCAAGCAACTGGAAGCATTGGCATAA
- the nifX gene encoding nitrogen fixation protein NifX, whose protein sequence is MKIAFTTHDRAHINAHFGWAKTIDVYDVSPKGYEFLETLWFDGNLQEDGNEDKLVPKIEALQDCTIVYVSAIGGSAAARLIKQRITPIKAQSEDQEITEVLDKLVTTLNGNPPPWLRKALQQQSSTLDDLD, encoded by the coding sequence ATGAAAATTGCCTTTACCACCCACGATCGCGCCCATATTAATGCTCACTTTGGTTGGGCGAAAACGATCGATGTCTATGATGTCTCGCCCAAGGGTTACGAATTTTTGGAAACGCTGTGGTTCGATGGCAATCTTCAAGAAGATGGCAATGAGGACAAGCTGGTTCCCAAAATTGAAGCGCTCCAAGATTGCACGATCGTGTATGTATCAGCGATCGGTGGGAGTGCTGCTGCTCGCTTAATTAAGCAACGCATCACGCCCATCAAGGCTCAATCGGAGGATCAGGAAATCACTGAAGTCTTAGACAAACTGGTCACAACGCTCAATGGTAATCCTCCCCCTTGGTTACGCAAAGCCTTACAACAACAATCATCTACATTAGATGATCTGGACTAG
- a CDS encoding Mo-dependent nitrogenase C-terminal domain-containing protein, which produces MATLTHRALSYRRHPTLDPWFPIRQWINQLEVSSDRIAHLICRLIPCTCPFERTFTLFGQSIHIPPLCKLNPLYNELVFLRFRALSYLSDICGEDITPYIC; this is translated from the coding sequence ATGGCAACACTAACCCATCGTGCCCTCAGTTATCGGAGACATCCTACCCTTGATCCTTGGTTCCCCATACGTCAATGGATCAACCAGCTAGAAGTTTCCAGCGATCGTATAGCCCACTTGATTTGTCGCTTAATTCCCTGCACTTGTCCTTTTGAACGGACTTTTACGTTATTCGGCCAATCCATCCATATTCCGCCGCTTTGTAAACTGAACCCACTCTATAACGAACTCGTTTTCCTGCGCTTCCGTGCCCTTAGTTATCTCTCAGATATTTGCGGTGAAGATATTACCCCCTATATTTGCTAA
- the nifN gene encoding nitrogenase iron-molybdenum cofactor biosynthesis protein NifN — protein MATITTPTKSVAVNPLKQSQPLGAAIAFLGLKGVMPLFHGSQGCTAFAKVVLVRHFREAIPLATTAMTEVSTILGGEDNVGAAILTLVEKAQPEIIGLCTTGLTETRGDDMERILKSFREEHPELNHLPIVSVATPDFKGALQDGYAAAVESIVSTIPTITATITAKSSIEPSPNQVVILVSAAFGPGDVQEIKEIVSAFGLSPIVIPDLSLSLDGHLGDTYSAVTAGGTTLEQLQSVGNSVFTIALGDSMRGAAEILQKQLGIPYEVFPHLTGLRAVDEFLQALMDLSGLSVPQPYLHQRRQLQDAMLDTHFFFGRKRVALALEPDLLATITQWLLSMGAEIHAAVTTTKSPLLQTLPIETVVIGDLEDFEQLAGGADLLIGNSNVAPIARRLNIPLYRLGFPVFDRLGNGQKCTVGYRGTTQLLFEVGNLFLEQEEAHSPTISSAPPHSNSQKA, from the coding sequence ATGGCAACAATCACCACTCCCACCAAATCCGTCGCCGTCAATCCGCTCAAACAGAGTCAACCCCTAGGAGCCGCGATCGCGTTCTTAGGTTTGAAGGGCGTGATGCCCCTATTCCACGGTTCCCAGGGTTGCACAGCGTTTGCTAAAGTCGTCCTAGTGCGTCATTTCCGGGAAGCCATCCCCCTTGCCACCACGGCCATGACGGAAGTGAGCACAATTTTAGGGGGAGAAGACAACGTAGGAGCCGCCATTCTAACCTTGGTGGAGAAAGCCCAGCCAGAAATCATTGGTCTATGTACCACAGGCTTAACCGAAACTCGCGGGGATGATATGGAACGGATTCTCAAATCCTTTCGTGAGGAACATCCTGAACTGAATCATTTACCGATCGTGTCTGTTGCCACACCGGATTTTAAAGGTGCTTTGCAGGATGGTTATGCAGCGGCTGTCGAGAGTATTGTTAGTACCATTCCAACAATTACTGCAACAATTACTGCCAAGTCTTCGATCGAGCCATCCCCCAACCAAGTTGTGATTCTTGTCAGTGCGGCTTTTGGGCCGGGTGATGTGCAAGAAATTAAAGAAATCGTTTCTGCGTTTGGCCTATCCCCCATTGTGATCCCAGATTTGTCCCTCTCACTCGATGGGCACCTGGGGGATACCTATAGTGCTGTGACGGCAGGAGGGACAACCTTAGAACAATTGCAAAGCGTGGGTAATTCAGTGTTTACCATTGCCCTTGGAGACAGTATGCGGGGGGCTGCGGAAATTTTGCAGAAACAACTGGGGATTCCCTACGAAGTCTTTCCTCACCTCACTGGATTGAGGGCGGTGGATGAATTTCTGCAAGCGTTGATGGATTTAAGTGGCCTCTCTGTGCCTCAGCCGTATCTCCACCAGCGCCGTCAGCTTCAGGATGCCATGCTGGATACACATTTCTTCTTTGGGCGTAAGCGAGTTGCCCTTGCCTTAGAACCGGATTTACTGGCAACTATCACGCAATGGCTGCTGTCCATGGGGGCAGAAATCCATGCCGCTGTCACTACGACAAAATCGCCTTTGCTGCAAACCTTGCCGATCGAAACGGTGGTCATTGGTGATTTAGAAGACTTTGAGCAGTTGGCAGGGGGGGCAGATTTATTGATTGGTAATTCCAATGTAGCCCCGATCGCCCGTCGGTTGAATATTCCCCTCTATCGTCTAGGGTTTCCCGTTTTCGATCGCCTGGGCAATGGCCAAAAATGTACGGTGGGCTATCGCGGAACGACCCAACTGCTGTTTGAGGTTGGCAATTTATTTTTAGAACAAGAGGAGGCCCATAGCCCTACGATATCCAGCGCCCCACCGCATTCCAATTCGCAGAAAGCTTAG
- the nifW gene encoding nitrogenase-stabilizing/protective protein NifW translates to MSKTLADFHQLTETEQYFEFFDLPYDPVVVNINRLHILQKFSNLLRERQTVLAELIAAAANEAQILEQYRGAFQQAYELFLDSNALEQKLFKVFHEKPPNIVLLSEIGQS, encoded by the coding sequence ATGAGTAAAACCCTTGCCGACTTTCACCAACTGACTGAAACGGAACAGTATTTTGAGTTTTTTGATTTGCCCTACGATCCCGTCGTGGTGAATATCAATCGCCTGCATATTCTCCAGAAGTTTTCTAATCTATTGCGGGAACGCCAAACCGTGCTGGCAGAACTGATTGCCGCCGCCGCCAATGAAGCCCAGATTCTAGAGCAATATCGTGGTGCCTTTCAACAAGCCTACGAACTGTTTCTGGATTCTAATGCCTTAGAGCAGAAGCTCTTTAAAGTCTTCCACGAAAAGCCCCCCAATATTGTTTTGCTCTCAGAAATTGGGCAAAGCTAA
- a CDS encoding NifX-associated nitrogen fixation protein has protein sequence MTSNTAPVTTLDASELLNSPFLKAIAQQIRANDAYGTYRNWPDELLLKPYVVTKAQKREISVEGEVDPITQGRILAFYRAVAYQIEVETGALSQVVIDLSHEGFGWALVFSGRLLLVSRTLRDAQRFGFESLEKLAIEGDKLIAAGVTLAQRFPEVRTL, from the coding sequence ATGACTAGCAATACTGCACCTGTCACCACACTAGATGCTTCAGAATTGCTCAACAGCCCCTTTTTGAAAGCGATCGCTCAGCAAATTCGCGCCAATGATGCCTATGGCACTTACCGCAACTGGCCCGATGAACTGCTCCTGAAACCCTACGTGGTCACCAAAGCCCAAAAGCGGGAAATTTCCGTGGAGGGTGAGGTTGATCCCATCACCCAAGGGCGGATTCTCGCGTTCTATCGGGCGGTTGCCTATCAAATTGAAGTGGAAACGGGGGCTCTGTCCCAAGTGGTGATTGACCTGAGCCATGAAGGGTTTGGTTGGGCTTTGGTCTTTTCCGGTCGCCTCTTGCTAGTCTCTCGAACCCTGCGAGATGCCCAACGGTTTGGGTTTGAGTCCCTAGAGAAACTCGCGATCGAAGGTGACAAGCTCATTGCAGCGGGTGTGACCCTAGCTCAGCGGTTTCCTGAGGTCAGAACTCTGTAG
- the nifE gene encoding nitrogenase iron-molybdenum cofactor biosynthesis protein NifE, whose protein sequence is MKLTQGKINELLSESACEHNHKKDHQGKHKSCKQQAQPGAAQGGCAFDGAMIALVPISDAAHLVHGPIACAGNSWGSRGSLSSGPTIHKMGFTTDLNENDVIFGGEKRLYKAILEIHQRYQPAAIFVYSTCVTALIGDDLNAVCQKAAEKTETPVIPVHSPGFVGSKNLGNRLGGEALLEYVVGTREPEVTTPYDINLIGEYNIAGELWNVLPLFEQLGIRVLAQITGDGRYHDIACAHRAKLNVMICSKALINMARKMEERYGIPYIEESFYGVEDMNHCLRTIAKTIGDRDLQQRIEQLIATEMDQLNQALVPYRQRLKGKRIVLYTGGVKSWSIISAAKDLGMEVCATSTKKSTEEDKARIRSFLGKDGIMMEKGNAQELLRVIDQTKADMLIAGGRNQYTALKARIPFLDINQERHHPYAGYQGLIEMARELDEALYSPVWQQVRQPAPWEVS, encoded by the coding sequence ATGAAACTCACTCAAGGCAAAATTAACGAACTGTTGAGCGAGTCTGCTTGTGAACATAATCACAAGAAGGATCACCAAGGTAAACACAAATCTTGTAAGCAACAGGCTCAACCGGGTGCGGCCCAAGGAGGATGCGCCTTTGATGGAGCCATGATCGCCCTAGTCCCGATCTCCGATGCAGCCCATTTAGTCCACGGCCCGATCGCCTGTGCAGGTAATTCCTGGGGGAGCCGAGGCAGTCTATCTTCTGGGCCGACCATTCATAAAATGGGGTTCACGACGGATCTGAACGAAAATGATGTTATTTTTGGTGGTGAAAAGCGTCTCTACAAGGCGATTTTAGAAATTCACCAGCGCTATCAACCCGCCGCTATTTTTGTCTATTCCACCTGTGTCACGGCTCTGATTGGCGATGATCTGAATGCGGTCTGTCAAAAGGCAGCGGAGAAAACGGAAACACCTGTGATTCCAGTTCATTCTCCCGGTTTTGTCGGCAGTAAAAACTTGGGCAATCGCCTGGGGGGAGAGGCGCTATTGGAGTACGTTGTCGGAACCCGAGAACCCGAAGTCACCACTCCCTACGACATTAATCTAATCGGTGAATACAATATTGCTGGGGAACTGTGGAACGTCTTGCCATTGTTTGAGCAACTAGGAATCCGAGTCTTGGCACAAATTACGGGGGACGGTCGCTATCACGATATTGCTTGCGCCCACCGGGCCAAGCTGAATGTGATGATTTGTTCCAAAGCCTTGATTAACATGGCTCGGAAAATGGAAGAACGCTATGGGATTCCCTACATCGAAGAATCGTTCTATGGTGTGGAAGACATGAACCATTGCCTGCGCACCATTGCTAAAACGATCGGCGATCGAGATTTGCAACAGCGGATTGAACAACTGATTGCCACTGAAATGGATCAGCTGAATCAAGCCCTAGTTCCCTACCGACAGCGGCTGAAAGGCAAGCGCATCGTTCTTTACACGGGTGGGGTCAAAAGCTGGTCAATCATTTCTGCCGCCAAAGATCTCGGGATGGAAGTCTGCGCCACCAGCACCAAAAAAAGTACCGAAGAAGACAAAGCCCGTATTCGATCGTTCCTGGGAAAAGATGGGATCATGATGGAGAAAGGGAATGCCCAGGAACTCCTGCGGGTGATTGACCAGACGAAGGCTGATATGTTGATTGCGGGTGGCCGGAACCAATATACCGCTCTGAAAGCTCGCATTCCCTTCCTCGACATCAATCAGGAGCGCCACCATCCCTACGCCGGTTATCAGGGACTGATTGAAATGGCTCGGGAACTGGACGAGGCGCTCTATAGCCCGGTTTGGCAACAAGTTCGGCAACCTGCCCCCTGGGAAGTGTCTTAA
- the nifK gene encoding nitrogenase molybdenum-iron protein subunit beta: MAQNDINQIKDHAELFHQPEYQDLFQAKKAFEGGHDPEEVQRIAEWTKTWEYREQNFARTSLTVNPAKACQPLGAILAAVGFEATLPFVHGSQGCVAYFRSHFTRHFKEPFSAVSSSMTEDAAVFGGLKNLVEGLAVSYNLYKPKMIAMCTTCMAEVIGDDLQAFIKTAKEEGAVPQEFPVPYAHTPSFVGSHITGYDNMMKGILTNLTAGKKQETSNGKVNLIPGFETYVGNLREIKRIAGLMGVDYTLLADNSDYLDSPNTGEYNMYPGGTKLEEAADSINAEATIALQAYSTSKTREYIDNEWQQKTYVARPVGIRGTDEFLMKLSALTGKPIPKELEEERGRAVDALTDSQAWLHGKRIAMYGDPDLMVGLTQFLLEIGAEPVHIVVTNSNDAFEKELRSLLDSSPFGQGATIHGGRDLWHMRSLLFTEPVDLLIGNSYGKYLWRDTKTPMVRIGYPIFDRHHLHRYATYGYQGTINLLNWVVNTLLDELDRNTIIPAKTDISYDLIR, encoded by the coding sequence ATGGCTCAAAATGACATCAACCAAATTAAGGATCACGCGGAACTGTTTCACCAACCGGAATATCAAGACCTCTTTCAAGCTAAGAAAGCTTTTGAAGGCGGCCACGATCCTGAAGAAGTCCAGCGCATAGCAGAGTGGACTAAAACCTGGGAATATCGCGAACAGAACTTTGCTCGTACATCCCTAACGGTTAATCCGGCTAAAGCTTGCCAACCCCTTGGTGCAATCTTAGCAGCGGTGGGATTTGAAGCGACTCTACCCTTTGTCCATGGTTCCCAGGGTTGTGTGGCCTATTTCCGTAGCCATTTCACCCGCCATTTCAAAGAACCCTTTTCTGCGGTTTCCTCTTCCATGACCGAAGATGCGGCGGTCTTCGGGGGCTTAAAAAACTTAGTGGAAGGGCTGGCAGTCTCCTACAACCTGTATAAGCCCAAAATGATTGCCATGTGTACGACTTGTATGGCAGAGGTGATCGGCGACGATTTACAAGCGTTCATCAAAACGGCTAAGGAAGAAGGTGCCGTTCCCCAAGAGTTTCCTGTGCCCTATGCCCATACACCTAGCTTTGTGGGGTCGCATATCACTGGATACGACAACATGATGAAGGGGATTCTAACCAACCTGACTGCGGGTAAAAAGCAAGAAACCAGCAATGGCAAGGTGAACTTGATTCCTGGGTTTGAAACCTATGTCGGCAACTTGCGCGAAATTAAGCGGATTGCAGGGCTGATGGGGGTTGACTATACGCTGTTGGCGGATAACTCAGATTACCTAGACTCGCCCAACACCGGGGAATATAACATGTATCCCGGCGGCACCAAGCTGGAAGAGGCCGCAGATTCAATCAACGCAGAAGCCACGATCGCGCTCCAAGCCTACTCCACCAGCAAAACCCGCGAATACATAGACAATGAGTGGCAGCAAAAAACCTATGTGGCTCGCCCCGTGGGCATTCGGGGGACGGACGAATTTTTGATGAAGCTCTCAGCCCTGACAGGAAAACCCATTCCGAAGGAATTGGAAGAGGAACGGGGACGCGCAGTGGATGCCTTAACCGATTCCCAGGCGTGGCTCCACGGTAAACGGATTGCGATGTATGGCGATCCCGATCTGATGGTTGGGTTAACCCAATTCCTGTTGGAAATTGGTGCGGAACCTGTTCACATTGTGGTTACCAATAGCAATGACGCCTTTGAAAAAGAGCTACGATCGCTGTTGGATTCCAGTCCCTTTGGTCAAGGGGCTACGATCCATGGTGGGCGTGATCTATGGCATATGCGTTCTTTGCTGTTCACGGAACCCGTTGACCTGCTGATTGGGAATTCCTATGGGAAATACCTCTGGCGGGATACCAAGACTCCCATGGTTCGCATTGGCTATCCTATCTTCGATCGCCACCATCTCCACCGTTATGCTACCTATGGCTATCAAGGTACGATTAACTTGCTCAACTGGGTTGTGAATACCTTACTGGATGAACTCGATCGGAATACGATCATTCCTGCGAAGACTGATATTTCCTACGATCTCATCCGTTAA